A region from the Antennarius striatus isolate MH-2024 chromosome 24, ASM4005453v1, whole genome shotgun sequence genome encodes:
- the LOC137591515 gene encoding protein downstream neighbor of son homolog isoform X1 encodes MSQHPGYSPSFKLPAEIMRMRRKRARSSTGSGSAGSPGQSDLSPASVRTFSPGPLFHSQTQPGCGIKRRNPFANIDNTYSPKKKLIIYNDAGNAEAAEVRKPSEEEEEADTERREARGERAFREKLMQAERREHQDSSKIPFSEDDSLFEEEEEDVKSPIMKSPRAVAPASIAPPVCIEYPSDWSLKTRLLFTSPLPMSWAEHPRAQEEALGLSQHCRSQFSSLPHSIQDPKSCSELRCSFQQSLAYWQHPSFPWIPLFPRINAERSFARKSAPWAQDASLQQSLMSEWSVSLSSLYSLLKARLCPYFYLCSYQFTVLFRAAGLGGSGSISALISPTTRGLRDAMKAEDIEFSCPLVEEKRKSREHKGAEQEKSQECREPTEDDDDRGDEGDDNDDEDSGFSWLKEMGVQDQIKTPDRIILRMRKGGHAVSLDHKPESVVHVEGSHTFTLINFLINCKGLVAAAGSQAGLPPTLLAPVAFRGAAMHTLKAHSVNVKSRVGCAYQNISSLEVTGPVLPSALHAITTLLKTAQKGNFSATLYTHTPTAVMNTHVAEEQVGPTETWSLVVEKMLSPQLVFACRVLAGRRTCPLAASIPPPSSSSSSRPAWERRR; translated from the exons ATGTCTCAACATCCTGGATATTCTCCCAGCTTCAAGCTCCCGGCGGAAATCATGCGAATGAGGCGGAAAAGAGCTCGCAGCTCGACCGGCTCGGGCTCCGCTGGCAGTCCGGGACAAAGCGACTTATCTCCGGCGTCCGTTCGGACGTTCTCCCCGGGGCCGCTTTTCCACAGCCAAACCCAACCGGGGTGCGGGATAAAACGCAGAAACCCGTTCGCGAATATCGACAATACTTACAGCCCGAAAAAGAAACTCATTATTTATAATGACGCTGGAAATGCCGAAGCTGCGGAGGTGAGGAAGccgtcagaggaggaggaagaggcggacACAGAGAGGAGGGAGGCCCGGGGAGAGCGGGCCTTCAGGGAGAAGCTGATGCAGGCAGAAAGACGGGAGCACCAAGATTCTAGCAAG ATCCCTTTCTCTGAGGATGACTCTCTgtttgaagaagaggaggaagatgttaAGAGTCCCATCATGAAG AGTCCCCGAGCCGTGGCGCCGGCCTCCATCGCTCCCCCCGTCTGCATCGAGTACCCGTCGGACTGGAGCCTGAAGACTCGTCTCCTCTTCACCTCCCCGCTCCCCATGTCGTGGGCTGAACACCCCAGGGCCCAGGAGGAGGCGCTGGGCCTCAGCCAGCACTGCAGATCCCAGTTCAGCTCCCTGCCGCACAGCATCCAG gaTCCCAAATCCTGCTCGGAGCTCCGCTGCTCCTTCCAGCAGAGCCTGGCTTACTGGCAGCACCCCTCTTTTCCATGGATCCCCCTGTTCCCCCGGATCAACGCCGAGAGGAGCTTCGCGCGGAAGAGCGCCCCATGGGCGCAGGATGCCTCGCTCCAGCAGAGCCTCATGAGCGAATG GTCGGTCAGTCTGTCGTCGCTCTACAGCCTGCTGAAGGCCAGGTTGTGTCCATACTTCTACCTCTGCTCCTATCAG TTTACAGTGTTGTTCCGAGCTGCTGGTCTGGGGGGGTCTGGCAGCATCTCCGCATTAATCTCTCCTACGACCAGAGGGCTGAGAGACGCGATGAAGGCAGAAG ACATCGAGTTcagctgccctctagtggaggagaagaggaagagcaggGAGCACAAAGGAGCCGAGCAGGAGAAATCCCAGGA GTGTCGCGAGCCGACAGAGGATGATGACGATCGGGGCGATGAAGGAGACGACAACGATGATGAAGACAGCGGCTTCTCTTGGTTGAAGGAGATGGGAGTCCAGGACCAGATCAAGACGCCAGACAGAATCATCTTGCGGAT GCGAAAGGGGGGCCACGCCGTCTCCCTGGACCACAAACCAGAGTCCGTGGTGCACGTGGAGGGGTCGCACACTTTCACCCTCATCAACTTCCTCATCAACTGCAAGGGTCTGGTGGCCGCAGCCGGATCCCAGGCGGGGTTGCCCCCCACGCTCCTGGCTCCCGTCGCCTTCAGGGGGGCGGCGATGCACACGCTAAAG GCCCACAGCGTGAACGTGAAGAGCCGGGTTGGGTGTGCGTACCAGAACATCAGCAGTCTGGAGGTCACGG GACCCGTCCTCCCCTCCGCCCTACACGCCATCACCACCCTCCTGAAGACGGCGCAGAAGGGAAACTTCTCGGCaactctttacacacacacacctaccgcCGTCATGAACACACATGTCGCTGAGGAACAGGTAGGCCCAACTGAAACCTGGAGTTTAGTCGTAGAGAAGATGCTCTCACCCCAGCTTGTGTTTGCTTGCAGGGTTCTGGCGGGTCGGCGGACCTGTCCTCTTGCGGCATCCATCCCGCCTccatccagcagctccagcagccgTCCAGCCTGGGAAAGACGGCGCTGA
- the LOC137591515 gene encoding protein downstream neighbor of son homolog isoform X2 — translation MSQHPGYSPSFKLPAEIMRMRRKRARSSTGSGSAGSPGQSDLSPASVRTFSPGPLFHSQTQPGCGIKRRNPFANIDNTYSPKKKLIIYNDAGNAEAAEVRKPSEEEEEADTERREARGERAFREKLMQAERREHQDSSKIPFSEDDSLFEEEEEDVKSPIMKSPRAVAPASIAPPVCIEYPSDWSLKTRLLFTSPLPMSWAEHPRAQEEALGLSQHCRSQFSSLPHSIQDPKSCSELRCSFQQSLAYWQHPSFPWIPLFPRINAERSFARKSAPWAQDASLQQSLMSEWSVSLSSLYSLLKARLCPYFYLCSYQFTVLFRAAGLGGSGSISALISPTTRGLRDAMKAEDIEFSCPLVEEKRKSREHKGAEQEKSQECREPTEDDDDRGDEGDDNDDEDSGFSWLKEMGVQDQIKTPDRIILRMRKGGHAVSLDHKPESVVHVEGSHTFTLINFLINCKGLVAAAGSQAGLPPTLLAPVAFRGAAMHTLKAHSVNVKSRVGCAYQNISSLEVTGPVLPSALHAITTLLKTAQKGNFSATLYTHTPTAVMNTHVAEEQGSGGSADLSSCGIHPASIQQLQQPSSLGKTALTHISMTDYSYTWKN, via the exons ATGTCTCAACATCCTGGATATTCTCCCAGCTTCAAGCTCCCGGCGGAAATCATGCGAATGAGGCGGAAAAGAGCTCGCAGCTCGACCGGCTCGGGCTCCGCTGGCAGTCCGGGACAAAGCGACTTATCTCCGGCGTCCGTTCGGACGTTCTCCCCGGGGCCGCTTTTCCACAGCCAAACCCAACCGGGGTGCGGGATAAAACGCAGAAACCCGTTCGCGAATATCGACAATACTTACAGCCCGAAAAAGAAACTCATTATTTATAATGACGCTGGAAATGCCGAAGCTGCGGAGGTGAGGAAGccgtcagaggaggaggaagaggcggacACAGAGAGGAGGGAGGCCCGGGGAGAGCGGGCCTTCAGGGAGAAGCTGATGCAGGCAGAAAGACGGGAGCACCAAGATTCTAGCAAG ATCCCTTTCTCTGAGGATGACTCTCTgtttgaagaagaggaggaagatgttaAGAGTCCCATCATGAAG AGTCCCCGAGCCGTGGCGCCGGCCTCCATCGCTCCCCCCGTCTGCATCGAGTACCCGTCGGACTGGAGCCTGAAGACTCGTCTCCTCTTCACCTCCCCGCTCCCCATGTCGTGGGCTGAACACCCCAGGGCCCAGGAGGAGGCGCTGGGCCTCAGCCAGCACTGCAGATCCCAGTTCAGCTCCCTGCCGCACAGCATCCAG gaTCCCAAATCCTGCTCGGAGCTCCGCTGCTCCTTCCAGCAGAGCCTGGCTTACTGGCAGCACCCCTCTTTTCCATGGATCCCCCTGTTCCCCCGGATCAACGCCGAGAGGAGCTTCGCGCGGAAGAGCGCCCCATGGGCGCAGGATGCCTCGCTCCAGCAGAGCCTCATGAGCGAATG GTCGGTCAGTCTGTCGTCGCTCTACAGCCTGCTGAAGGCCAGGTTGTGTCCATACTTCTACCTCTGCTCCTATCAG TTTACAGTGTTGTTCCGAGCTGCTGGTCTGGGGGGGTCTGGCAGCATCTCCGCATTAATCTCTCCTACGACCAGAGGGCTGAGAGACGCGATGAAGGCAGAAG ACATCGAGTTcagctgccctctagtggaggagaagaggaagagcaggGAGCACAAAGGAGCCGAGCAGGAGAAATCCCAGGA GTGTCGCGAGCCGACAGAGGATGATGACGATCGGGGCGATGAAGGAGACGACAACGATGATGAAGACAGCGGCTTCTCTTGGTTGAAGGAGATGGGAGTCCAGGACCAGATCAAGACGCCAGACAGAATCATCTTGCGGAT GCGAAAGGGGGGCCACGCCGTCTCCCTGGACCACAAACCAGAGTCCGTGGTGCACGTGGAGGGGTCGCACACTTTCACCCTCATCAACTTCCTCATCAACTGCAAGGGTCTGGTGGCCGCAGCCGGATCCCAGGCGGGGTTGCCCCCCACGCTCCTGGCTCCCGTCGCCTTCAGGGGGGCGGCGATGCACACGCTAAAG GCCCACAGCGTGAACGTGAAGAGCCGGGTTGGGTGTGCGTACCAGAACATCAGCAGTCTGGAGGTCACGG GACCCGTCCTCCCCTCCGCCCTACACGCCATCACCACCCTCCTGAAGACGGCGCAGAAGGGAAACTTCTCGGCaactctttacacacacacacctaccgcCGTCATGAACACACATGTCGCTGAGGAACAG GGTTCTGGCGGGTCGGCGGACCTGTCCTCTTGCGGCATCCATCCCGCCTccatccagcagctccagcagccgTCCAGCCTGGGAAAGACGGCGCTGACCCACATCAGCATGACCGACTACAGCTACACCTGGAAGAACTGA